In a single window of the Elaeis guineensis isolate ETL-2024a chromosome 6, EG11, whole genome shotgun sequence genome:
- the LOC105047390 gene encoding phosphoenolpyruvate carboxylase 2, with protein sequence MSRNAVEKLASIDAQLRLLAPRKVSEDDKLVEYDALLLDRFLDILQDLHGEDIRETVQECYELSGEYEGKHDPRKLDELGDVLTSLDPGDSIVVTKSFSHMLNLANLAEEVQIAYRRRIKLKKGYFADENCATTESDIEETLKRLVVQLKKSPAEVFDALKNQTVDLVLTAHPTQSVRRSLLQKHARIRNCLAQLYAKDITPDDKQELDEALQREIQAAFRTDEIRRTPPTPQDEMRAGMSYFHETIWKGVPKFLRRVDTALKNIGINERVPYNAPLIQFSSWMGGDRDGNPRVTPEVTRDVCLLARMMAANLYYSQIEDLMFELSMWRCNDELRIQADELHRSSKKDAAKHYIEFWKQVPPNEPYRVILSDVRDKLYNTRERSRHLLSNGYSDIPEEATFTNVEQFLEPLELCYRSLCACGDRPIADGSLLDFLRQVSIFGLSLVRLDIRQESDRHTDVIDAITKHLEIGSYREWSEEKRQEWLLSELNGKRPLFGPDLPKTEEIADVLDTFHVIAELPSDNFGAYIISMATAPSDVLAVELLQRECHVKKPLRVVPLFEKLADLEAAPAALARLFSIDWYRNRINGKQEVMIGYSDSGKDAGRLSAAWQLYKAQEELIKVAKQYGVKLTMFHGRGGTVGRGGGPTHLAILSQPPDTIHGSLRVTVQGEVIEQSFGEEHLCFRTLQRFTAATLEHGMHPPISPKPEWRALMDEMAVVATREYRSIVFEEPRFVEYFRLATPELEYGRMNIGSRPSKRKPSGGIESLRAIPWIFAWTQTRFHLPVWLGFGAAFKHVMEKDIRNLHMLQVMYNEWPFFRVTIDLVEMVFAKGNPGIAALYDKLLVSEELWPFGDRLRANYEETKQLLLQVAGHKGLLEGDPYLKQRIRLRDAYITTLNVCQAYTLKQIRDPSYHVKVRPHLSKEIMESSKPAAELVKLNPTSEYAPGLEDTLILTMKGIAAGMQNTG encoded by the exons ATGTCTCGGAACGCGGTGGAGAAGCTGGCCTCCATTGATGCGCAGCTGAGGCTTCTGGCGCCGCGGAAGGTGTCGGAAGATGATAAGCTGGTCGAATATGATGCGCTCCTCTTGGATCGGTTTCTTGATATTCTCCAGGATTTGCATGGCGAGGATATCAGGGAAACG GTCCAAGAGTGTTATGAGCTATCCGGCGAGTATGAAGGGAAGCATGATCCTAGGAAGCTGGATGAGCTGGGGGATGTGCTGACAAGTTTGGATCCAGGTGACTCCATCGTGGTCACCAAGTCATTCTCACACATGCTTAACTTGGCCAACTTGGCTGAGGAGGTCCAGATTGCCTACCGTAGGAGAATCAAGCTGAAAAAGGGATATTTTGCTGATGAAAATTGTGCAACTACTGAATCAGACATTGAAGAGACCCTTAAAAGGCTCGTGGTGCAGCTGAAGAAGTCCCCAGCAGAGGTCTTTGATGCTTTGAAGAACCAGACAGTTGATCTGGTTTTGACTGCACACCCGACTCAGTCAGTCAGGAGATCACTGCTCCAAAAGCATGCAAG GATAAGGAATTGTTTGGCACAATTGTATGCGAAGGATATTACTCCTGATGACAAGCAGGAGCTTGATGAGGCTCTTCAGAGGGAG ATTCAAGCTGCCTTTAGAACAGATGAGATACGAAGAACTCCTCCCACTCCTCAAGATGAAATGCGGGCTGGAATGAGCTATTTTCATGAGACAATATGGAAAGGTGTCCCAAAGTTCTTACGTCGGGTTGATACAGCTCTGAAAAACATTGGAATAAATGAACGTGTGCCTTATAATGCCCCTCTTATTCAGTTTTCTTCTTGGATGGGTGGGGATCGTGATG GAAATCCTAGAGTGACTCCAGAAGTAACAAGGGATGTATGCTTGTTGGCTCGAATGATGGCTGCAAATCTGTACTATTCCCAAATAGAAGATCTAATGTTTGAG CTTTCTATGTGGCGCTGCAATGATGAACTCCGAATACAGGCGGATGAGCTGCACCGCTCCTCCAAAAAAGATGCTGCAAAACATTATATAg AGTTTTGGAAACAAGTTCCTCCAAATGAGCCTTACCGTGTTATACTTAGTGATGTCAGAGATAAGCTATACAATACACGTGAGCGGTCCCGCCATTTATTGTCGAATGGATATTCAGATATCCCTGAGGAAGCAACTTTCACCAATGTTGAACag TTCCTGGAGCCTCTTGAGCTATGTTACAGATCTCTCTGTGCTTGTGGTGATAGACCAATTGCTGATGGAAGCCTTCTTGACTTTTTGCGCCAAGTATCGATATTTGGCCTGTCACTTGTGAGACTTGATATCAGGCAAGAATCTGACAGGCACACTGATGTTATTGATGCTATCACCAAGCATCTAGAAATTGGATCATACCGTGAGTGGTCAGAAGAAAAACGCCAGGAATGGCTGTTGTCTGAACTTAATGGAAAGCGTCCATTGTTTGGTCCTGACCTTCCTAAAACTGAGGAAATAGCTGATGTTTTAGATACATTCCACGTAATTGCAGAACTTCCTTCAGACAATTTTGGGGCATATATCATCTCGATGGCaactgctccatcagatgtcctggCTGTTGAGCTGCTGCAGCGTGAGTGCCATGTGAAGAAACCTCTGAGAGTTGTCCCTCTATTTGAGAAACTTGCGGATCTTGAGGCAGCCCCTGCTGCTTTAGCCCGGCTATTTTCAATAGACTGGTACAGGAACCGGATTAATGGTAAACAGGAAGTCATGATTGGATATTCAGATTCAGGGAAAGATGCTGGGCGCCTTTCTGCAGCTTGGCAGTTATACAAAGCTCAGGAAGAGCTTATAAAGGTTGCCAAGCAATATGGAGTGAAATTGACAATGTTCCATGGGCGAGGAGGGACTGTTGGAAGAGGAGGTGGTCCAACTCATCTTGCTATATTATCTCAGCCACCAGACACAATCCATGGATCACTCCGAGTCACGGTTCAAGGTGAAGTTATTGAGCAGTCATTTGGAGAGGAGCATTTGTGCTTCAGAACACTCCAACGATTCACAGCTGCTACTCTTGAACATGGAATGCATCCCCCTATTTCTCCAAAGCCAGAATGGCGTGCACTGATGGATGAGATGGCTGTTGTAGCCACAAGGGAATACCGATCAATTGTATTCGAAGAACCACGTTTCGTTGAATATTTCCGCCTG GCAACTCCGGAGCTTGAGTATGGTAGGATGAACATTGGCAGTAGGCCATCAAAACGAAAGCCTAGTGGGGGCATAGAATCACTACGTGCAATCCCATGGATCTTTGCATGGACACAGACACGTTTTCATCTTCCAGTATGGCTTGGCTTTGGTGCAGCATTTAAGCATGTCATGGAAAAAGATATCAGGAATCTTCACATGCTTCAGGTGATGTACAACGAGTGGCCATTTTTCAGGGTCACTATTGACTTGGTTGAGATGGTTTTCGCCAAGGGAAATCCTGGCATAGCTGCTTTATATGACAAATTGCTTGTGTCAGAAGAATTATGGCCATTTGGTGACCGACTAAGAGCCAACTACGAAGAAACAAAGCAACTTCTTCTTCAG GTTGCTGGTCACAAAGGTCTCCTCGAAGGGGATCCATACTTGAAACAGAGAATACGCCTGCGTGATGCATATATCACAACTCTGAATGTTTGCCAAGCTTATACCCTGAAGCAGATTAGAGACCCCAGTTACCATGTGAAGGTGAGACCGCATCTGTCAAAGGAGATAATGGAGTCTAGCAAGCCAGCTGCAGAATTGGTGAAGTTAAACCCCACAAGCGAGTATGCCCCTGGGCTGGAGGATACCCTCATTCTGACCATGAAGGGTATAGCTGCTGGCATGCAGAACACTGGCTAA